In bacterium, a single window of DNA contains:
- a CDS encoding lytic transglycosylase domain-containing protein produces MANGRRRGGAPWWFWLHAAVFSATLLLTLTVIYLTTVHVRTAVVQFARDAATPRPVRAIPYADLINDTATAVRLNPALLAAVVAAESGFDPHARSARGAYGLMQVMPGTWREIGGTAGCRPAAAAAPPCMDEADANLAVGAAYLRRLVDRFQGNTVLAVAAYNAGAATVARHHGVPPFPETTRYMRQVALAWFHLQSQGTLSPFWFAVIRRFDVWQRARTVLIAAVVLLALPWILPRRRSEADGVVLTGASR; encoded by the coding sequence ATGGCCAACGGTCGCCGCAGGGGAGGGGCGCCGTGGTGGTTTTGGCTCCACGCGGCGGTATTCTCGGCGACCCTCCTACTCACACTCACGGTCATCTACCTCACGACGGTCCACGTGCGGACCGCCGTCGTGCAGTTTGCCCGCGACGCCGCGACGCCCCGGCCGGTGCGGGCCATCCCCTACGCGGACCTCATCAACGACACGGCGACGGCCGTCCGGCTGAATCCCGCGCTGCTCGCGGCCGTCGTCGCCGCCGAAAGCGGCTTCGACCCGCACGCCCGCTCGGCGCGCGGCGCGTACGGGCTCATGCAGGTGATGCCGGGAACGTGGCGAGAGATCGGCGGGACGGCCGGGTGCCGGCCGGCCGCCGCCGCGGCGCCACCGTGTATGGACGAAGCGGACGCCAATCTCGCCGTCGGGGCCGCGTACCTGCGCCGGCTGGTCGACCGCTTCCAGGGGAACACGGTCCTTGCGGTCGCGGCCTACAACGCGGGGGCGGCGACCGTGGCGCGCCACCACGGCGTGCCGCCGTTTCCCGAGACCACACGCTACATGCGGCAGGTGGCGCTCGCCTGGTTCCATCTGCAGTCCCAGGGAACGTTGAGCCCGTTCTGGTTTGCCGTCATCCGCCGGTTCGACGTCTGGCAGCGCGCGCGGACGGTGCTGATCGCCGCGGTAGTCCTGCTCGCCCTGCCCTGGATCCTGCCGCGCCGCCGCTCCGAGGCGGACGGCGTGGTGCTCACGGGAGCGTCACGATGA
- a CDS encoding septum formation initiator family protein, whose amino-acid sequence MSGRGTVHAVAAPAEARARRPRLTTMGAAVAAAVVLAALASQYAKTYTLAREEARLEQRRRDLVAENARLRDEIERLKTDDRYIEQIARQQLGLVRPGEIELLIVPFEGTVAPPGATPRGGAPALPVRDAGPDVEPPSPPPGMDAVPPPQSPHGIGVWAVGVRDAILRWLHVPHR is encoded by the coding sequence ATGAGCGGGCGGGGTACCGTGCACGCGGTCGCGGCGCCCGCGGAGGCCCGCGCGCGGCGCCCGCGCCTGACGACGATGGGCGCCGCCGTCGCCGCGGCGGTTGTCCTTGCCGCGTTGGCCAGCCAGTATGCCAAGACGTATACGCTGGCCCGCGAGGAAGCGCGCCTGGAGCAGCGCCGTCGCGACCTCGTCGCCGAAAATGCCCGGTTGCGTGACGAGATCGAGCGGCTCAAAACCGACGACCGGTACATCGAGCAAATCGCCCGGCAGCAACTCGGGCTGGTGCGTCCCGGCGAGATCGAGCTGCTGATCGTACCCTTCGAGGGAACCGTGGCGCCACCGGGCGCCACCCCGCGGGGCGGGGCCCCCGCCCTCCCGGTTCGCGACGCCGGCCCCGACGTGGAGCCGCCGTCCCCGCCGCCGGGCATGGATGCCGTTCCACCTCCGCAGTCTCCCCACGGGATCGGCGTGTGGGCGGTCGGCGTGCGGGATGCCATCCTGCGCTGGCTCCACGTTCCACATCGCTAA